From Micromonospora nigra, one genomic window encodes:
- a CDS encoding McrC family protein, translating to MSLLRGIPGGRLELNPSDEPGSYFLQATSWVGAVVLPRLTIQILPKVRDLRTVLTMFTSGAGLVEWGTDAAAYDRSDFVEGVAGLLLRAINGATRRGLVHGYRAVDQRLPVIRGRMDVQQLVARPWDSWPVPCRFDDFTADIPENRVLLAAVRHVVRWPVGPVLRRMAGELLQRLEGVGDSPIALTECDLIRRTPLNEHYQPALALARLVLEGFGLTQGAGGLTAQSFLVDMNKLFEKWIGDELRARLYPTIEVLEQMAVPLSASPRVTMNPDLLFLRGAEVVFVADVKYKLTGGGLARTSDYYQLLAYTTALRLPRGMLIYCRADLAPDRVITVVGGNQRLHTHPVDLSGSPEMVAEALDVVADSIRKLA from the coding sequence GTGTCCCTGCTCCGCGGCATCCCCGGTGGCCGCCTCGAACTCAACCCGTCGGACGAGCCCGGTTCGTACTTCCTCCAGGCCACCTCCTGGGTAGGCGCCGTGGTCCTACCTCGGCTGACCATCCAGATCCTGCCCAAGGTGCGGGACCTGCGGACCGTTCTGACCATGTTCACCTCCGGCGCAGGCCTGGTCGAGTGGGGAACCGACGCGGCGGCGTACGACCGAAGCGACTTCGTCGAAGGCGTCGCGGGACTGTTACTACGAGCGATCAACGGGGCGACCCGCCGAGGGCTCGTCCACGGCTACCGTGCCGTTGACCAGCGACTCCCGGTGATCCGTGGACGCATGGACGTCCAGCAGCTGGTCGCACGGCCGTGGGACTCCTGGCCAGTGCCGTGCCGCTTCGACGACTTCACCGCGGACATACCCGAGAACCGGGTTCTGCTGGCGGCCGTTCGGCATGTCGTGCGGTGGCCAGTAGGCCCCGTCCTGCGTCGCATGGCCGGTGAGCTGCTTCAGCGCCTCGAAGGGGTGGGTGACTCGCCGATCGCGTTGACCGAGTGCGACCTAATCCGACGCACGCCGCTCAATGAGCACTACCAACCGGCTCTTGCACTTGCTCGACTGGTCCTCGAGGGCTTCGGCCTCACCCAGGGCGCGGGTGGCCTGACAGCGCAGAGCTTCCTGGTCGACATGAACAAGCTATTCGAGAAGTGGATCGGGGACGAGCTACGTGCGAGGCTCTACCCCACGATCGAGGTCCTCGAGCAGATGGCTGTTCCCCTGAGCGCCTCGCCACGCGTCACCATGAACCCCGACCTGCTCTTCCTGCGGGGCGCGGAGGTCGTTTTCGTTGCGGACGTCAAGTACAAGCTGACCGGGGGAGGTCTAGCGCGTACCAGCGACTATTACCAGTTGCTGGCCTACACCACGGCCCTGCGACTACCGCGCGGAATGCTCATCTACTGCCGTGCCGACCTCGCTCCGGACCGGGTCATCACAGTGGTCGGGGGTAACCAGCGGCTGCACACCCATCCCGTGGATCTGAGTGGGTCGCCTGAAATGGTCGCCGAGGCGCTTGACGTGGTCGCGGATTCGATCAGGAAGCTGGCCTGA
- a CDS encoding McrB family protein, with translation MIHPDDLPRWRHKLDQIEAAVDLDEEVKQRWAKADALRPTRDAEARNLVSELIATRDFAAFRAGSDKWSRQEGPYNAFSGFGQMWLNQVANNLPDDPEALNVLVRAFTTPATVDEARSRFAEVERVTRDLASKGQPAVGRIPYVLSVFWSTDRVRPGWPVMWKSAPERMWALGWLRTWENADRYLAVVEAARAFYPDDVHRFERLMWFLSERQGFVGVNPAVREMCDEATGIMATYEVGARYPDEERSSRAAALAAQLKGELHIAAKGLLADLRAATGLELETSQPQDRIASDKAAAYRADAYATWSLPGAVSAAGLRLWATRSGLALGLYDWRNPGAGAALAMGPLPSGHRFFEIRPHLTGDRLVPVDADPGGSTLVGKWWPWSEVPPGLALRGALLEEVGRLKPLVRLVAGQGEAVPATIPEGENLAAALARFKAERPYPNDKDEWHAEQRQQFAEALSPENLTIFDLDQFRLLVNGKRYGNPGPQSVLNASLSGMDSVALDAFANKLREVLFGDGEVAARIDRGLDWKDLGTKGLGESVLLKLFAVTDPRRFLPIFPLTGPMGKIAMLRRFGLAEPDGALSRGQQHVEANDRLRATLEQMLPGDPWGQGQFAYWMLNHDAVEPVEEEDHIARTARDLLLPELFLHELAELLHEKGQIIFYGPPGTGKTYLADRLASALQQDPERRMLVQFHPSTSYEDFFEGYRPRTDERGQLTYELRSGPLALMAEKAESNPGVPHYLIIDEINRANLPRVFGELLFLLEYRNKAVRTAYRPDEPFELPRNLFFIGTMNTADRSIAMVDAALRRRFHFIPFMPHEGAMRSLLADWLKKNGEPVWVAGLVDQVNERLRVLLKGPHLQVGHSHFMRQGLTDERLARIWEYDVYPFIEDQLYGRPDQLEQFAWAKVHAAYGPSSASGSEAMDATSDDSDESSF, from the coding sequence GTGATTCATCCCGATGACCTGCCCCGCTGGCGGCACAAGCTCGATCAGATCGAGGCGGCCGTGGACCTCGACGAGGAAGTGAAGCAGCGCTGGGCCAAGGCGGATGCGCTGCGGCCCACCCGGGATGCCGAGGCACGCAATCTGGTTTCGGAGCTCATCGCCACGCGGGATTTCGCGGCATTCCGGGCAGGCTCGGACAAGTGGTCGCGCCAGGAGGGTCCGTACAACGCCTTCTCGGGTTTCGGTCAGATGTGGCTCAACCAGGTCGCCAACAACCTGCCCGATGACCCCGAGGCGCTGAACGTGCTGGTCCGCGCCTTCACCACGCCGGCCACCGTGGATGAGGCGCGCTCCCGGTTCGCCGAGGTCGAGCGGGTGACCCGGGACCTGGCGAGTAAGGGGCAACCGGCCGTCGGGCGGATCCCGTACGTGTTGTCAGTGTTCTGGTCGACGGACCGCGTGCGGCCGGGCTGGCCGGTGATGTGGAAGAGCGCGCCGGAGCGGATGTGGGCGCTGGGTTGGCTGCGGACGTGGGAGAACGCCGACCGCTACCTAGCGGTGGTTGAAGCGGCACGCGCGTTCTATCCCGACGATGTCCACCGGTTCGAGCGATTGATGTGGTTCCTATCCGAGCGACAGGGGTTCGTGGGAGTCAACCCCGCCGTGCGGGAGATGTGCGACGAGGCCACCGGCATCATGGCCACCTACGAGGTGGGCGCGCGCTATCCGGACGAGGAACGTTCGAGTCGAGCAGCCGCTCTCGCCGCCCAACTCAAGGGCGAGCTGCACATCGCCGCCAAGGGGCTTCTGGCGGACCTACGGGCCGCCACGGGACTCGAGCTGGAGACCTCGCAACCGCAGGACCGGATCGCTTCGGACAAGGCGGCCGCGTATCGCGCGGATGCCTATGCCACCTGGTCGCTGCCCGGGGCGGTGTCCGCAGCCGGCCTACGCCTGTGGGCCACGCGTTCGGGGCTTGCGCTCGGCCTGTACGACTGGCGGAACCCAGGCGCCGGCGCGGCGCTTGCCATGGGTCCGCTCCCCTCCGGTCACCGGTTCTTCGAGATCCGGCCCCACCTCACCGGAGACCGGCTCGTTCCGGTCGACGCCGATCCGGGTGGGAGCACGTTAGTGGGGAAGTGGTGGCCCTGGTCCGAGGTTCCCCCGGGCCTCGCCCTGCGGGGCGCCCTACTCGAAGAGGTGGGTCGGCTCAAGCCTCTGGTGAGGCTGGTCGCCGGCCAGGGCGAGGCCGTGCCGGCGACGATCCCCGAGGGGGAGAACCTGGCGGCGGCGCTCGCCAGGTTCAAGGCTGAGCGCCCTTACCCGAACGACAAGGACGAGTGGCATGCCGAACAGCGGCAGCAGTTCGCTGAGGCTCTGTCACCTGAGAACCTGACCATCTTCGACCTGGACCAGTTCCGGCTGCTCGTCAACGGCAAGCGCTACGGCAACCCGGGTCCGCAGTCGGTGCTCAACGCCAGCCTTTCGGGCATGGACTCGGTCGCCCTCGACGCCTTCGCCAACAAACTTCGTGAGGTCCTCTTCGGTGATGGAGAGGTTGCCGCCCGCATCGACCGAGGCCTGGATTGGAAGGACCTCGGCACAAAGGGGCTGGGCGAGAGCGTGCTGCTGAAGCTGTTCGCCGTCACCGACCCCCGGCGCTTCCTGCCGATCTTCCCGCTGACGGGTCCGATGGGCAAGATTGCCATGCTGCGCCGGTTCGGGCTCGCGGAGCCGGACGGCGCACTGAGCCGCGGTCAGCAGCACGTCGAGGCGAACGATCGGCTGCGGGCAACCCTCGAGCAGATGCTGCCCGGCGATCCCTGGGGGCAGGGTCAGTTCGCCTACTGGATGCTCAACCACGACGCCGTGGAGCCGGTTGAGGAGGAGGACCATATCGCCCGGACCGCGCGGGATCTCCTCTTGCCCGAACTGTTCCTGCACGAGCTCGCTGAACTGCTCCACGAAAAGGGGCAAATCATCTTCTACGGCCCTCCGGGCACGGGCAAGACCTATCTGGCGGACCGGCTGGCCAGCGCCTTGCAGCAGGACCCAGAACGGCGGATGCTCGTCCAGTTTCATCCGTCCACCTCGTACGAGGACTTCTTCGAGGGCTACCGGCCACGCACCGATGAACGGGGGCAGCTGACCTACGAGCTTCGCTCCGGGCCGCTTGCGCTGATGGCGGAGAAGGCGGAAAGTAACCCCGGAGTGCCGCACTACCTGATCATCGACGAGATCAATCGCGCCAACCTGCCGCGCGTCTTCGGCGAACTGCTGTTCCTGCTGGAATACCGGAACAAGGCCGTACGCACCGCCTATCGACCCGACGAACCATTCGAGCTGCCGCGCAATCTCTTCTTCATCGGCACCATGAACACCGCCGACAGGTCGATCGCGATGGTGGACGCGGCCCTGCGCCGACGGTTCCATTTCATCCCGTTCATGCCGCACGAGGGAGCGATGCGGTCGCTGCTCGCCGACTGGTTAAAGAAGAACGGGGAGCCGGTGTGGGTCGCCGGACTGGTAGATCAGGTAAACGAGCGGCTCCGGGTCCTGCTGAAAGGACCGCACCTGCAAGTCGGTCACAGCCACTTCATGAGACAGGGCCTCACCGACGAGCGACTCGCACGCATCTGGGAGTACGACGTCTACCCCTTCATCGAGGACCAGTTGTACGGCCGGCCCGACCAGCTGGAGCAGTTCGCCTGGGCGAAGGTGCATGCCGCGTACGGGCCGTCCTCCGCTTCGGGGAGCGAGGCCATGGATGCCACCTCGGACGACTCCGATGAGTCTTCCTTCTGA
- a CDS encoding IS5 family transposase, producing MTARRAYPSDLSDARWALIAPRLTAWRQARTDAGVSGRTPTHDLREIFNAILYVNRTGIAWRYLPHDFPPHPTVYGYFAAWSKEGIFTELNYQLTGLVRDHHGRTIAPTASIMDSQSVKTSTNVPLSTQGTDAGKKIVGRKRGIITDTLGLLLAVIVTAASTSDNTIGADLLDQATTTYPTLTKTWADAGFKNRVIEHGAHLGVDVEIVTKDPQVKGFSVVKRRWVVERTIGWLMHHRRLVRDYEARPDNSASMITLAMIDNLAKRLTTETTPTWREPLQPQHTQNT from the coding sequence ATGACCGCGCGACGAGCCTATCCGTCCGACCTGTCCGACGCCCGATGGGCCCTGATCGCACCCCGCCTGACAGCCTGGCGACAGGCCCGCACCGATGCCGGAGTCAGCGGCCGCACCCCCACTCACGACCTGCGCGAGATCTTCAACGCCATCCTGTACGTCAACCGCACCGGCATCGCCTGGCGCTACCTGCCCCACGACTTCCCGCCCCACCCGACGGTCTACGGCTACTTCGCCGCCTGGAGCAAGGAAGGCATCTTCACCGAACTGAACTACCAGCTCACCGGCCTCGTACGCGACCACCACGGCCGCACCATCGCACCCACCGCGTCCATCATGGACAGCCAGAGCGTCAAGACCTCCACCAACGTCCCATTGTCCACACAGGGCACCGATGCCGGGAAGAAGATCGTCGGCCGCAAACGCGGCATCATCACCGACACCCTCGGCCTCCTCCTCGCCGTCATCGTCACCGCCGCCAGCACCAGCGACAACACCATCGGCGCAGACCTGCTCGACCAGGCCACCACCACCTACCCCACCCTGACCAAAACCTGGGCCGACGCCGGATTCAAAAACCGCGTCATCGAACACGGCGCCCACCTCGGCGTCGACGTCGAGATCGTCACCAAGGACCCGCAGGTCAAGGGCTTCAGCGTGGTCAAGCGCAGATGGGTCGTCGAACGCACCATCGGCTGGCTCATGCACCACCGCCGACTCGTCCGCGACTACGAAGCCCGCCCCGACAACTCCGCCAGCATGATCACCCTCGCCATGATCGACAACCTCGCCAAACGCCTCACCACCGAAACCACCCCAACCTGGCGAGAACCCCTACAACCACAACACACACAAAATACGTGA
- a CDS encoding vWA domain-containing protein: MPVIVLADISGSMDGEKIHVLNRSIRSMLHAFAAEDSARGEIHVAVIAFGGDEAVVHQPLVRASQAQWTELTPRGRTPMGGAFDLTRALLDDPTIVPKRAFPPTLVLVSDGLPTDDWQAPLTALLGTRWGARALRLAIGIGVDRTSEADEVLAQFSTPGTDVLRSDQVHEIPAQFRWVTATVTEQLHQRTAARAVRLEDLD; encoded by the coding sequence ATGCCGGTGATCGTCCTCGCCGACATCAGCGGAAGCATGGACGGCGAGAAGATCCACGTGCTCAATCGCAGTATTCGGAGCATGCTGCACGCGTTCGCTGCGGAGGACTCCGCGCGGGGAGAGATACACGTTGCGGTGATCGCCTTCGGCGGGGACGAGGCCGTCGTGCACCAGCCGCTGGTCCGCGCCTCACAGGCACAGTGGACCGAACTCACACCGCGGGGCCGGACTCCGATGGGTGGTGCGTTCGACCTGACCCGGGCGCTGCTCGACGACCCGACCATCGTGCCGAAGCGGGCATTCCCGCCCACCCTGGTCCTGGTCTCCGACGGGCTGCCCACGGACGACTGGCAGGCTCCGTTGACGGCATTGCTCGGCACCCGTTGGGGTGCGCGGGCACTGCGGCTGGCCATCGGGATCGGCGTCGATCGGACCTCGGAGGCTGACGAGGTGTTGGCCCAGTTCAGCACTCCCGGCACCGACGTGCTTCGGAGCGACCAGGTGCACGAGATCCCGGCGCAGTTCCGGTGGGTAACCGCGACGGTGACCGAACAGCTCCACCAGCGCACTGCAGCGAGAGCCGTCCGGCTGGAGGATCTGGATTGA
- a CDS encoding protein kinase domain-containing protein, with protein MSTEGSAWPSSVRAASNNLHLDLLLDNQLGSGGEGAVFRTRYGGLAVKLCAPDDSSRDRMTELFARLRWLPLDGIPLCRPLEQLAPPHVGYVMELLEDMVPLRELCDPPQQDEDAWYLGGGGLRRRLVLLARCADVLATLHDRGIVYSDVSPGNVLVSSDLGHDEVRLIDADNLQTESSTATRRLGTPFYTAPELLRGQSGNTVFSDVYSFAVLAYEVLTMNHPLIGDYVNEGEVELEDDAQRGLVPWIDHSTDDRNRTRFGYPADRVLTRRLRDLFRRTFEEGMTDPWARPGAGEWAAALHAAADRCLVCPCGQSFLAAHPTCPWCRAARPPALTVTVLEQFPRLTEGPPPLLPQDDLTLVLQAHRPLLVTNRTAVRHPEDPTVALLRMEWDGGAEVRVRNCGRSIVRRVPPQGGNGLQLIPGSAAVEHLRAPWWIHFDTELRPHRILVLQSIEAPDAR; from the coding sequence TTGAGCACGGAAGGCTCCGCGTGGCCGAGCAGTGTCCGAGCCGCGAGCAACAACCTGCACCTCGATCTCCTGCTCGACAACCAGTTGGGAAGCGGCGGCGAAGGGGCGGTCTTCCGTACCCGGTACGGCGGCCTGGCAGTGAAACTGTGCGCCCCCGACGATTCCAGCCGGGACCGGATGACCGAGCTCTTCGCCCGCCTCCGGTGGCTGCCACTGGACGGCATTCCCCTCTGCCGCCCGCTGGAGCAACTGGCACCGCCGCATGTCGGCTACGTCATGGAGCTGTTGGAGGACATGGTTCCGCTGCGGGAGCTGTGCGACCCGCCGCAGCAGGACGAGGACGCGTGGTATCTGGGCGGTGGTGGCCTGCGCCGCCGGCTCGTCCTGCTCGCCCGGTGCGCCGATGTCCTCGCCACCCTGCACGATCGGGGAATCGTCTACAGCGATGTCTCTCCGGGTAACGTACTGGTTTCCTCCGACCTCGGTCACGACGAAGTCCGGCTGATCGACGCGGACAACCTGCAGACCGAGAGCAGTACGGCGACCCGTCGGCTCGGGACGCCCTTTTACACCGCACCGGAGCTCCTGCGGGGGCAGAGCGGCAACACCGTCTTCAGCGACGTCTACTCGTTCGCCGTGCTCGCGTACGAGGTCCTGACCATGAATCACCCGCTGATCGGCGACTACGTCAACGAGGGCGAGGTCGAACTGGAGGACGACGCCCAGCGCGGGCTGGTGCCCTGGATCGACCACTCGACCGACGATCGCAACCGGACCCGGTTCGGCTACCCGGCCGACCGGGTGCTCACACGGCGCCTGCGGGATCTGTTCCGACGTACCTTCGAGGAGGGGATGACCGACCCGTGGGCACGCCCCGGCGCCGGGGAGTGGGCGGCGGCCCTGCACGCCGCCGCCGACCGCTGCCTGGTCTGCCCGTGCGGCCAGAGCTTCCTCGCCGCGCACCCCACCTGCCCGTGGTGCCGGGCCGCCCGCCCGCCCGCGCTGACGGTCACCGTGCTCGAACAGTTCCCACGCCTGACTGAAGGGCCACCACCGTTGCTCCCCCAGGACGACCTGACGCTGGTGCTGCAGGCGCACCGGCCGCTCCTGGTCACGAATCGCACGGCAGTACGACACCCGGAGGACCCAACCGTGGCGCTGCTCCGGATGGAGTGGGACGGCGGCGCCGAGGTCCGGGTGCGCAACTGCGGACGGTCGATAGTGCGCCGCGTGCCGCCGCAGGGCGGCAACGGACTCCAGCTCATTCCCGGCTCCGCCGCGGTCGAGCACCTGCGCGCTCCGTGGTGGATCCACTTCGACACCGAATTGCGGCCACACCGGATCCTGGTCCTGCAGTCGATCGAGGCGCCCGATGCGCGCTGA
- a CDS encoding DEAD/DEAH box helicase: MDVRFVDRGAEADASEAIRAALLGLESDGRTYLDLWQAYNNIEREALVEDAKRLRWARFQSCKVTARGDWRFELQPGERAARFLGTVAAYPGRLELEAAGELPPELAEKRGRATVGVHGEVRGAAVGNWTVDLAVAGDEPPPVTGYLFRSLSGDRSRLRRRDTARERIENDQAELPGLRLLIEGLPRPGAQPRADPAHDRAVNRVIGAAAGERPTEVQRAALRMALRTPDILLVQGPPGTGKTRFITDLLRCLDELGDRAVAVNRTLLSSVQHDAVDNVARRARRLGLPPTRVSNKPERDRQNTRQWRDETVAAVDRHLDRHRPEVAGWDRVVRLRQLAAAYSRHPVAGPDLTNLLTETKRLAGAELPAGLRSRLDRTLAELQVTGTLGRSLTDEERAAVARVVRSIRVTPVSFADDGPERAGGALRLLTDVLDEQAQLLLGRAATGDADQAALLPDLAELRLALLDRLAATTGLLHTPQHDPAVEDLLIEVAEAVHQVHAASTDSAAEVLRAYQDDLREDLDLVERTLARYNAVLASTVQHADSREMSRVLDAPLPVFDTVVVDEAARANPLDLMIPMAFARRRIILVGDHKQLPHMLEQKVERELRRNRSLDGSELSQSLFERWFDLFASERPAVRTIRLDTQFRMHPALGRFVSSVFYGGPDVVKSHPSTQELTHDLSPWARKVAGWIDVPRGAGAEERTGFSRTRRVEAIRLVRELRELAARDEARQLTFGVITFYREQQVLLETELVDAGLAVVDDEGGFAPVPAMAYTAEPVPRQRLRVGTVDAFQGMEFDVVLLSVTRSSSPPRSTPDPAEAVRRYGHLLSDSRMCVAMSRQRRLLIAVGDAAMAERSATPEAPGRPGRSVAEGLVAFRELCKGVDGGGIRR; the protein is encoded by the coding sequence GTGGACGTACGGTTCGTCGACCGAGGCGCGGAGGCGGACGCGTCGGAGGCGATCCGGGCCGCCCTGCTCGGCCTCGAGTCCGACGGACGCACCTACCTCGACTTATGGCAGGCGTACAACAACATCGAGCGGGAGGCCCTGGTTGAGGACGCCAAGCGGCTGCGGTGGGCGAGGTTCCAGTCGTGCAAGGTGACCGCCCGGGGTGACTGGCGGTTCGAGCTACAGCCCGGCGAGCGGGCCGCACGGTTTCTCGGCACGGTGGCCGCGTACCCGGGGCGGCTGGAGCTCGAAGCGGCCGGGGAGCTTCCCCCGGAACTGGCGGAGAAACGCGGCCGGGCCACCGTGGGGGTGCACGGCGAAGTCCGCGGCGCGGCGGTGGGAAACTGGACGGTGGACCTCGCGGTCGCCGGGGACGAGCCGCCACCCGTGACGGGCTACCTGTTCCGCTCCCTGTCCGGGGACCGGTCCCGGTTGCGGCGGCGGGACACCGCCCGCGAGCGGATCGAGAACGACCAGGCCGAATTGCCCGGCCTGCGACTGCTCATCGAGGGACTCCCGCGTCCCGGCGCGCAGCCACGCGCCGACCCAGCACACGACCGGGCGGTGAACCGGGTCATCGGCGCTGCTGCCGGCGAGAGACCGACGGAGGTGCAGCGGGCCGCTCTCCGGATGGCGCTGCGCACACCGGACATCCTCCTGGTGCAGGGTCCGCCCGGCACCGGCAAGACTCGCTTCATCACCGATCTCCTGCGCTGCCTCGACGAGCTGGGGGACCGAGCGGTGGCGGTGAACCGGACGTTGCTGTCCAGCGTCCAGCACGACGCGGTGGACAACGTGGCCCGCCGGGCCCGACGGCTGGGCCTGCCGCCGACCCGGGTGAGCAACAAACCAGAACGGGACCGGCAGAACACCCGACAGTGGCGGGACGAGACGGTGGCCGCGGTCGACCGCCACCTCGACCGGCACCGTCCCGAGGTGGCCGGCTGGGACCGCGTCGTACGGCTGCGTCAGCTGGCGGCCGCCTACAGCCGGCACCCCGTCGCCGGGCCCGATCTGACGAACCTGCTGACGGAGACGAAGCGGCTGGCCGGGGCGGAACTGCCGGCCGGACTGCGCAGCCGGTTAGACCGGACGTTGGCGGAGCTGCAGGTGACCGGCACGCTCGGCCGGAGCCTGACGGACGAGGAACGGGCTGCGGTGGCTCGGGTCGTCCGGTCGATCCGCGTTACCCCGGTCTCCTTCGCGGACGACGGCCCGGAGCGGGCGGGCGGCGCGCTGCGGCTGCTGACCGACGTGCTCGACGAACAAGCCCAGCTCCTGCTGGGGCGGGCCGCCACCGGGGACGCGGACCAGGCAGCCCTCCTCCCCGACCTGGCGGAACTGCGGTTGGCGCTGCTCGACCGGCTGGCAGCGACCACCGGCCTGCTGCACACCCCGCAGCACGATCCGGCCGTCGAGGACCTGCTGATCGAGGTCGCGGAGGCAGTGCACCAGGTCCACGCGGCGTCCACCGACAGCGCCGCCGAGGTGCTTCGCGCGTACCAGGACGACCTGCGGGAGGACCTTGACCTGGTGGAGCGGACCCTGGCTCGGTATAACGCGGTGCTCGCCTCGACCGTGCAGCACGCCGATTCCCGCGAGATGTCCCGGGTGCTCGACGCGCCGTTGCCGGTCTTCGACACCGTCGTCGTCGACGAAGCAGCCCGCGCCAACCCGCTCGACCTGATGATCCCGATGGCCTTCGCCCGCCGGCGGATCATCCTGGTCGGCGACCACAAGCAGCTCCCGCACATGCTGGAGCAGAAGGTGGAGCGGGAGCTGCGCCGCAATCGTTCACTCGACGGGTCCGAGCTGTCCCAGAGCCTCTTCGAACGGTGGTTCGACCTCTTCGCGAGCGAGCGACCCGCGGTGCGGACGATCCGGCTCGACACCCAATTCCGCATGCACCCCGCCCTGGGGCGGTTCGTCAGCTCGGTGTTCTACGGCGGCCCGGACGTGGTCAAGTCCCACCCCTCCACCCAGGAGCTGACCCACGACCTGAGCCCATGGGCCAGGAAGGTCGCGGGCTGGATCGACGTCCCGCGGGGGGCGGGTGCCGAGGAACGGACCGGATTCAGCCGGACCCGGCGGGTGGAGGCGATCCGGCTGGTGCGGGAGCTGCGGGAGCTGGCCGCACGGGACGAGGCGCGGCAGCTCACCTTCGGCGTGATCACTTTCTACCGGGAGCAGCAGGTCCTGCTGGAGACCGAACTGGTCGATGCAGGCTTGGCTGTCGTGGACGACGAGGGAGGGTTCGCACCGGTACCGGCGATGGCCTACACCGCCGAGCCGGTCCCCCGACAGCGGCTCCGGGTGGGCACCGTCGACGCCTTCCAGGGCATGGAGTTCGACGTTGTTCTGCTGTCGGTGACCCGGAGCAGTTCACCGCCTAGGTCCACCCCCGACCCCGCCGAGGCCGTCCGGCGGTACGGGCACCTGCTCAGCGACAGCCGCATGTGCGTGGCGATGAGCCGGCAACGCCGGCTGCTCATCGCGGTGGGTGACGCCGCAATGGCGGAACGGTCGGCGACGCCGGAGGCGCCGGGACGTCCCGGCCGGTCGGTGGCCGAGGGGCTGGTGGCGTTCCGGGAACTCTGCAAGGGGGTGGACGGTGGCGGGATTCGACGTTGA